The Peptacetobacter hiranonis DNA window CAAGAAGTCTTGGAATGTACAAATTTAAAATAGAAGATAAGAAAATAGTGCCAGTTTGCTTTGAATTTTCAACAAAGACTGTGTCTGGAGAATACGATGAAAATACTGTAATAGGGATAATTAGACATGAATACGCTCATTATGCGGCAAATGATATTCATAAAGAAGCTTGTGGGCACGATAGAAGATTTAAAAATATATGTGAATTAGTAGGAGCTCCAGGAAAAGCTGTAATGAGAAAAAATGGAGATAAAGTGTGTTAAAACGAACTTATGTTTGAAAAAAACTTGTACAATTAGTATAATTAATCTTATATGTAGTGAAAATATAACATAGGAGGTGAAAAAGTGGAGAGAATAGAGGGATTAATAACAGATATAGTATTTCAAAATGAGGACAATGGATATACAATAGCAAAACTTACAAATGAGGACGGAGAGATTTCTGTAGTAGGATGTATGCCTACTCTTTCTGTAGGTGAAACTGTTGAAGTTGAAGGAAAATGGGGAAGACATAAGGTATATGGGAATCAGTTTGAAGTAAGTACCTTCGTGCCTGTTACACCGACATCTATTGAAGGTATTAGGGTATACCTAGCATCTGGAATGATTAAAGGTATAGGTGAAAAAATGGCCAATAAAATAATTGATAAATTTGGTGTAGATACGTTGGATGTTATACAAAATGCTCCAGAAAGACTTCAGGAAATAGATGGTATAGGAAAGAAAAAAGTTGCTCAGATTGTAGAAAGCTATGAAGAGGATAGAGAACTTAGAAAAATAATTCTTGAATTAGCTCCATTTGGAATAACTCCAAACCTATGTTTAAAGATATATAAAAAATACAATAATAGAGCCATGAAGCTAATAAAGTCAAATCCATATAGACTTGCCGAGGATATTAGAGGAATAGGATTTAAAATAGCTGATAACCTAGCTCAAAAGATAGGTATAGAAAGAGATTCTAAGGATAGAATTTGTCAGGGAATAATATATGTCTTAAAAAAGGCTCTTGGAGAAGGACATACATTTCTTCCAGAAAAAGAAGTAGAAAAAGAGGCAGTAAAACTTTTAGGAGTTGAAATTGATAAGATAGATAATTGTCTACTAGATTTGGCATATGCTCAAAAGATTAAGCTAGACAAAGTTGGAGATTTTCTGCTTGTATACCTTATGAATTATTACTTAGCAGAAAATGGTGTGTGCAAGAAGCTTATAGAGCTTGCA harbors:
- a CDS encoding SprT-like domain-containing protein, with product MYKSWSVEDIRKEMKKMDRILGKKGSELPIKINTRMTRSLGMYKFKIEDKKIVPVCFEFSTKTVSGEYDENTVIGIIRHEYAHYAANDIHKEACGHDRRFKNICELVGAPGKAVMRKNGDKVC